A DNA window from Anaerocolumna sp. AGMB13020 contains the following coding sequences:
- a CDS encoding glycoside hydrolase family 3 protein: protein MKIYDTKESRLLLAKKLAAEGIVLLKNDNSLLPLKPGTPVAVFGRAQLDTLIGGSGSGASSSEDTTLILDEFIKAGLKVDSRLEAFYRSSLKAEKEKAPAPEEERAKFTELLNSGMIYEIFGKYKAPAEEYSVPPELIAAIPSFHTAVLILGRGSGGEECDRRIDEDYYLTASEKELLHKVASHFQQVVLVLNVNGFIDLSQIQSCSSINSLLFLGTAGEQGAAALAEVVTGKVTPSGKLPSTMAYSYEEYPSAELFFTDKDRAATILTYEDFGLSAGDNHSTGFEKSPVAFYKEGIYVGYRYFDTFNVPVMYPFGHGLSYAAFLIENTYVSREGNSFLVNVKVTNQSDSYSGKEVLQLYVSAPSLLLEKPYQELLTYIKTDKLKPKEAKEFALSFSLKELANYDEASAAYIIEKGSYFLRLGNSSRNTHIIGRIQVTETIVTEHVANRLGISPVNKEKLTFLSNKEAAPYTYEGEAEEKEKAPCLLTLNQTIFDTNISAPENSTTAKDSSFLENGQKLPTLKDVRDGLLSMEAFVKLLSVEELAVLLNGYGPGLPFGGMGGKYSSTIQYEDGSDIGVSTHPTGFPGYISPALAKYGIPSVFYKDGPAGVQMTAWPTGISMACTFNNELLQEFGAACASEALELQVDSWLAPGINLHRNPIGGRNFEYYSEDPRHTGFCGLHITLGAEEAGVTTCPKHFALNEQETYRRGSTKNSFDALDSIVEERAARELYLKPFEMVIKNSKVSTIMTSFNKINGIFAAGNKELCEGILREEWGYEGIVVTDWGDMDIVVDGADAIAAGNDIIMPGGPPVIDQVIKGYKEGRVTLADLQTSAMRFLRFVMNSNSCKKYWEETNT, encoded by the coding sequence ATGAAAATCTATGATACAAAGGAATCCAGGCTGCTTCTTGCAAAAAAGCTGGCCGCCGAAGGAATTGTACTTTTAAAAAATGATAATTCTCTGCTTCCTCTTAAACCCGGCACTCCCGTTGCAGTATTCGGACGTGCACAGCTGGATACCCTGATTGGCGGAAGCGGCTCAGGTGCCTCTTCCTCAGAAGATACCACACTGATACTCGACGAATTCATAAAAGCAGGTCTTAAAGTCGACTCCCGTCTGGAAGCATTCTACCGCAGTTCCCTGAAAGCCGAAAAAGAGAAAGCCCCTGCGCCCGAAGAAGAACGCGCAAAGTTCACCGAACTCTTAAACAGCGGTATGATATATGAGATATTCGGAAAATATAAGGCTCCTGCTGAGGAATACTCCGTTCCACCGGAACTGATTGCCGCAATCCCCTCCTTTCACACTGCCGTTTTGATTCTCGGCAGAGGTTCCGGCGGAGAAGAATGTGACCGCAGAATTGATGAAGATTATTATCTCACTGCATCAGAAAAAGAGTTGCTGCATAAAGTAGCATCTCATTTTCAACAGGTAGTGCTGGTCTTAAACGTAAACGGTTTTATTGATTTAAGCCAGATTCAGTCCTGCTCTTCTATTAACTCCCTCCTCTTTCTTGGTACTGCCGGAGAACAGGGAGCTGCTGCACTGGCAGAGGTTGTAACCGGAAAAGTGACTCCAAGCGGAAAGCTCCCCTCGACTATGGCCTATTCCTATGAAGAATATCCTTCCGCAGAGCTTTTCTTCACTGATAAGGATAGAGCAGCTACGATTCTGACCTACGAGGATTTTGGACTGTCGGCAGGTGATAATCACAGTACAGGCTTTGAAAAGAGTCCGGTTGCTTTTTACAAAGAAGGAATTTATGTGGGTTATCGCTATTTTGATACTTTTAACGTCCCTGTTATGTATCCTTTCGGACATGGATTATCCTATGCAGCGTTTCTTATAGAGAATACTTATGTAAGCCGTGAGGGTAATAGTTTCCTGGTAAATGTAAAAGTAACCAACCAAAGTGACAGTTATTCCGGTAAAGAGGTCCTTCAGCTCTACGTAAGTGCTCCCTCCCTTCTCCTTGAGAAACCTTATCAGGAATTACTGACATATATTAAAACCGACAAACTTAAGCCGAAAGAAGCAAAGGAGTTTGCCTTAAGTTTCTCCTTAAAAGAACTGGCAAATTATGATGAAGCTTCTGCTGCATATATAATTGAGAAAGGCTCCTACTTTCTTCGGCTGGGTAATTCCTCCCGCAACACACATATTATTGGCAGGATACAGGTAACAGAAACAATCGTAACGGAGCATGTTGCCAATAGACTGGGAATTTCTCCTGTTAATAAGGAGAAGCTTACCTTCTTAAGCAATAAAGAGGCGGCCCCTTATACCTATGAAGGTGAGGCTGAGGAAAAAGAAAAAGCTCCTTGCCTGCTTACACTTAATCAAACGATATTTGATACGAATATATCCGCCCCTGAAAATTCCACTACTGCTAAAGACTCTTCTTTCCTAGAGAATGGGCAAAAGCTTCCTACCTTAAAAGATGTCCGCGACGGTCTCCTTTCAATGGAAGCTTTCGTAAAACTTCTATCTGTTGAGGAACTGGCAGTGCTGCTAAATGGCTATGGACCCGGGCTGCCCTTTGGTGGTATGGGCGGTAAATACTCCTCAACCATTCAATATGAAGATGGCAGTGACATTGGAGTATCCACTCATCCAACCGGTTTTCCAGGTTATATTTCTCCGGCTCTTGCGAAATACGGAATTCCCTCTGTCTTTTATAAGGATGGCCCTGCAGGCGTTCAAATGACTGCCTGGCCCACAGGTATATCCATGGCCTGCACCTTTAACAACGAACTGTTACAGGAATTTGGAGCTGCCTGTGCCAGTGAAGCTTTGGAATTACAGGTTGACAGCTGGCTTGCACCAGGAATCAATCTGCATAGAAACCCCATTGGTGGCCGTAACTTTGAATATTACTCCGAAGATCCAAGACATACCGGCTTTTGTGGACTCCACATTACTTTGGGCGCTGAAGAAGCAGGCGTAACCACCTGTCCGAAACACTTTGCCTTAAATGAACAGGAAACTTACCGGAGAGGCAGTACGAAGAATTCCTTTGATGCACTTGATTCCATCGTAGAGGAACGCGCAGCCAGAGAACTTTATTTAAAACCTTTTGAAATGGTAATTAAAAACAGCAAGGTTTCCACTATTATGACTTCCTTTAATAAAATCAACGGAATTTTTGCGGCCGGAAATAAAGAGCTCTGTGAAGGTATCTTAAGAGAAGAATGGGGTTACGAGGGTATTGTCGTAACTGACTGGGGGGATATGGACATTGTAGTGGATGGTGCGGATGCTATTGCCGCAGGAAACGATATTATTATGCCCGGAGGTCCTCCGGTTATAGACCAGGTAATAAAAGGTTATAAAGAAGGTCGAGTTACCCTGGCAGACCTGCAAACATCAGCTATGAGATTCCTTCGTTTTGTAATGAACAGTAACAGCTGTAAGAAATACTGGGAAGAAACAAATACCTGA
- a CDS encoding GH36-type glycosyl hydrolase domain-containing protein, which translates to MKLFENLYVFQKGKTTYRFLPTGDIFDFTHQGTMLNEFRGNAKDGSPNNIYLRVYKDNTVSAYPLLGIRSSSILKKGENSLIHTGTVEGIHYEVTFHGLEGVWFWEVNLKGNGELVDLLYGQDIGVSSVGGVLTNELYAAQYLGHSIFHTEKGYTICSRQNQDQGGKYPYLRQGSAGVPILHYATDGMQFFKTSYKDTDIPEALTEDLPDVNYQFEFSYTSLQTEKFDLTSPVKTAFYGLAKEDHPEAIVAVEFEEEIANAYDSLTAEAVKPCPVVTIKPAFGTPYSSPSLTKEEIASIFPERVLEEYEEDTLLSFFTKDHSHIVTKAKELRTERPHGTIYMTCPDVLKETNTISRETEINHNNMASTAYMYGLFNGQTILGNTSFHKLLSTSRGLLNIQKNCGQHLYIKLSGTYRLLTLPALFEMGMNYARWYYVLPDDMLRITSYTAAHSPNVVLEVLSIQKKAYDFILTNQLVLGENEHSREVTFDKLKNGIRFKDISKEYPELHFDMLFQGADWEISNDGIFFHDGLTRDESFLTVSLKDTSNFNCIIKGITDGNFTEEIPSLSFEEEKAATIDYYSTLNRSFQLTTDNKEIAARVEILNQTAWWYTHNAMIHFASPHGLEQPGGAAWGTRDVCQGPMEYFLMTQNYELAGKVLLNIFSHQYASTGEWPQWFMFDRYNIDAGECHGDVVFWPLKCIGDYLEASGNYDLLQEAIPYTDEKTSKDSLLLHIKKAFDAIKERFIADTGLITYAGGDWDDTLQPVDPDMREHLVSSWTVALAYQTLRRLGRALVAADRKFADELTENADRIEKDFNTLLIKDEIIPGFVRYDNGEIKYMLHPVDKETGIQYRLLPMTRSIIAELVAPDQAQHNMELIGRELKFPDGVHLMNRPASYKGGVSKLFKRAEQAANVGREISLLYTHAHIRYLEACAKLGDGTTAWDSLFTINPVLIKQAVPSACLRQSNMYFSSSDGMFMDRYDFAENFDKLKSGDIPVKAGWRLYSSGPGIYLNQLVSNIIGIRFLPDALVLDPVLPAALNGLKLKLDCFGKEITFHYHINTEKSSDTSSYQRLTVYADETLIAGEEIPNPYRKGGIKIDKNALEKEFSEINIFVRLP; encoded by the coding sequence ATGAAGTTATTTGAAAACCTATATGTGTTTCAAAAGGGTAAAACAACCTATCGTTTTCTGCCTACCGGTGATATTTTTGATTTCACCCATCAAGGCACTATGTTAAATGAGTTTCGTGGAAATGCGAAAGATGGCTCACCAAACAACATATATTTGAGAGTCTATAAAGATAATACTGTCAGCGCATATCCTCTTTTAGGAATCCGCTCAAGTTCTATTCTGAAAAAGGGAGAAAATTCCCTTATCCATACAGGCACAGTGGAGGGAATCCATTACGAAGTGACTTTCCATGGTCTTGAGGGAGTTTGGTTCTGGGAAGTTAATCTGAAAGGTAACGGAGAGCTTGTAGACTTATTATATGGCCAGGACATTGGCGTATCTTCTGTAGGCGGTGTTCTGACCAATGAACTCTATGCCGCACAGTATCTTGGTCACAGTATTTTTCACACAGAAAAAGGCTATACCATATGCTCCAGACAGAATCAGGATCAAGGCGGCAAATACCCCTATTTGCGACAGGGATCAGCTGGTGTTCCAATCCTGCATTACGCTACAGATGGTATGCAGTTCTTTAAGACTTCTTACAAAGACACTGATATACCCGAGGCGTTAACAGAAGATCTCCCCGATGTTAATTACCAGTTCGAATTTTCCTATACTTCTCTTCAGACAGAGAAATTCGACTTAACTTCTCCTGTTAAGACTGCTTTTTACGGCCTTGCAAAAGAGGATCATCCAGAAGCTATTGTAGCTGTCGAGTTCGAAGAAGAAATAGCAAATGCATATGACAGCCTTACGGCAGAGGCAGTAAAACCCTGCCCTGTTGTGACCATCAAACCTGCTTTTGGCACTCCCTATTCCTCTCCTTCTCTTACAAAAGAGGAAATAGCTTCTATTTTTCCTGAACGCGTATTAGAGGAATATGAAGAAGATACGCTTCTTTCCTTCTTCACAAAGGATCACAGTCATATTGTAACCAAGGCGAAAGAGCTTCGTACAGAGCGTCCTCACGGAACAATATATATGACCTGCCCAGATGTACTGAAGGAAACTAACACTATTAGCAGAGAAACTGAAATAAACCACAACAACATGGCCAGTACAGCCTATATGTATGGTTTGTTCAATGGACAGACAATTCTTGGAAACACATCCTTTCATAAGCTCCTCTCTACCTCAAGAGGCCTTTTGAATATTCAGAAAAACTGCGGCCAGCATTTGTATATCAAGCTGTCCGGTACTTATCGATTACTAACTTTGCCTGCTCTCTTTGAAATGGGTATGAATTATGCGAGATGGTATTATGTTCTCCCGGATGATATGTTAAGAATAACGTCCTATACAGCTGCCCATAGCCCTAATGTGGTTCTTGAGGTTTTAAGTATTCAGAAGAAAGCCTATGATTTTATCCTGACAAACCAATTGGTATTGGGTGAAAATGAGCACTCCAGAGAGGTAACCTTTGACAAACTTAAAAATGGTATACGTTTTAAGGATATTTCAAAGGAATACCCTGAACTTCACTTTGACATGCTCTTTCAAGGTGCCGATTGGGAAATCAGTAACGATGGTATTTTCTTTCATGACGGGCTTACCAGAGATGAGAGCTTCCTGACCGTAAGCTTAAAAGATACTTCAAACTTTAATTGCATCATAAAAGGTATAACAGACGGTAACTTCACAGAAGAAATACCAAGTCTGTCTTTTGAAGAGGAGAAGGCAGCTACCATAGATTATTACAGTACACTAAACAGAAGTTTTCAATTAACCACTGATAACAAAGAGATTGCTGCACGTGTGGAGATACTGAATCAGACCGCCTGGTGGTATACCCATAATGCCATGATTCATTTTGCTTCTCCGCATGGTTTAGAGCAGCCGGGCGGTGCAGCCTGGGGAACCAGGGATGTCTGCCAGGGCCCCATGGAATACTTCCTTATGACACAGAACTATGAGCTTGCCGGCAAGGTACTTTTAAACATCTTCTCTCACCAATATGCTTCTACCGGTGAATGGCCTCAGTGGTTTATGTTCGACCGCTATAATATCGATGCCGGTGAGTGCCATGGCGATGTTGTATTCTGGCCACTCAAGTGTATAGGTGACTACCTGGAGGCTTCCGGTAATTATGATCTGCTACAGGAAGCCATTCCTTATACAGACGAAAAGACTTCGAAGGACTCTCTGCTCTTACACATAAAGAAAGCATTTGACGCTATTAAGGAACGTTTTATAGCTGATACCGGCCTTATCACTTATGCAGGCGGAGACTGGGATGATACCCTTCAACCGGTGGATCCTGATATGCGCGAGCATCTGGTAAGTTCCTGGACAGTTGCACTCGCCTACCAGACGCTTAGACGCCTTGGCAGGGCACTGGTTGCTGCAGACAGGAAATTTGCTGATGAACTTACAGAAAATGCAGACAGGATTGAAAAAGATTTCAATACCCTTTTGATTAAAGATGAAATTATTCCTGGATTTGTACGTTATGATAACGGAGAGATCAAATACATGCTCCATCCTGTTGATAAAGAAACAGGCATTCAATACCGTCTGCTTCCCATGACTCGCAGTATCATAGCGGAACTGGTTGCCCCTGATCAGGCTCAGCATAATATGGAGCTTATAGGCAGAGAACTGAAATTCCCTGACGGTGTACATTTAATGAATCGTCCCGCCAGCTACAAAGGCGGTGTCAGCAAGCTCTTTAAGAGAGCGGAACAAGCTGCCAATGTAGGAAGAGAAATAAGCCTTTTATATACCCATGCTCATATTCGTTACCTGGAGGCTTGCGCAAAACTTGGCGACGGAACCACTGCCTGGGACAGCTTATTTACCATAAATCCTGTTCTCATAAAACAAGCTGTTCCTTCCGCCTGCTTAAGGCAGAGCAATATGTATTTCAGCAGCTCAGATGGTATGTTTATGGATAGATATGATTTTGCCGAAAACTTCGACAAATTAAAGTCCGGTGATATCCCTGTAAAGGCAGGCTGGAGATTATATTCCAGCGGTCCAGGAATATATTTGAACCAGCTGGTATCCAATATAATAGGTATTCGCTTCCTTCCGGATGCCCTGGTCCTTGACCCGGTACTGCCAGCAGCACTTAATGGTTTAAAGCTTAAGCTTGATTGCTTTGGCAAGGAGATAACATTCCATTACCATATAAATACAGAAAAATCCTCCGATACCAGTTCTTACCAACGCTTAACGGTGTATGCAGATGAAACCCTTATTGCCGGAGAGGAAATACCCAATCCTTACCGTAAAGGCGGAATTAAAATAGATAAGAACGCACTGGAAAAGGAGTTTTCCGAAATTAATATTTTTGTAAGGCTTCCTTAA
- a CDS encoding BlaI/MecI/CopY family transcriptional regulator codes for MEKDLKLYDAEYRFACIVWDHEPIQSGELAKLTEKLLGWKRTTTYTVLKKLCNRNILKNESSIVSSLVKREEVEQYESREVMEKNFGGSLPRFISAFLGTGSLSEKEANEIKELIDRYKMK; via the coding sequence TTGGAAAAAGACTTGAAGCTATATGATGCTGAATACCGTTTCGCCTGTATTGTCTGGGATCATGAACCCATTCAATCGGGGGAACTGGCTAAGCTAACAGAAAAGCTATTAGGCTGGAAACGTACAACTACCTATACTGTATTAAAAAAATTATGTAACCGCAATATCCTTAAAAACGAAAGCTCCATTGTGTCATCCCTGGTTAAACGGGAAGAAGTTGAGCAATATGAAAGCCGTGAAGTAATGGAAAAAAACTTTGGCGGCTCCTTACCCCGCTTTATCTCAGCTTTTCTTGGGACTGGAAGTCTCTCAGAGAAAGAGGCGAACGAAATCAAGGAACTCATAGACCGTTATAAGATGAAATAA